The bacterium genome includes the window CAAAGGGCTCTCTCTCCCGAATAGCTCTGAACTGCCTGATCGTGCTGGGCTGCGTGTATGTGATACAGGGGGTTGCGGTTGCGCTGTTTTTCGCCGGTCGTTTCATTTCTTCCAGAGCTATTCAGTGGGTAGTGCTTTTGATAATCTTGTTTGCGACAAGACATTTGTTTCTCCTTTTGGCGGCCGCGGTTGGCTTCCTGGATGTTTTTATAGATTTTAGGAAAATACGAGCAAGAAACACGAAAGAGGAACAACAAAGCGCACAGTGAGCGCATTTGAGAGGTATTCAATATGGCAAGCGTTGAGGTTTATCTGAAATACGATATCGACAAACTTGGACGAGCTGGCGAGAGGGTTACTGTCAAGAACGGCTACGCCCGTAACTTCCTGATCCCACGTAACCTTGCTGTGCCCGTCACCAAAAAAAGCATCAGCCGTCTCGATAATACTGTGCAACAGGTCGAGGCGCGCAAGCGGATAGAGCTAAAGGCCGCCCAGAGTGTCGCAGAGATGATCGCAGAGCTCGAATGCAGTTTTGTTCGGCAATCAGGCGATGAGGATAGGATATTCGGTTCTGTTACGGCGCGGGACATCGCCACCGCGATCAAGGAGAAGGGGCTGGACATCGATTCCAGGAAGATACAGCTCGAAAGGCCCATCAGGTCTCTGGGGATTCACCAAGTCCCGATCAGGGTGCACCAGGATGTGGTCGTCGAGCTGAAGGTATGGGTTAAGAAAGAAGAGGTTGAGGAGAGTTCCGGGCCCTCACAATAAAGTCACTTAGGCGAAAAAGATGGAAGCGAGACGGCTATGCCGCAAATATCTACCCCGCCTGAGGCAGCACTCGCTTACCAGGTCCTTGGGCTTGCGTTTGCGCTGTTCGTCTGGGTCATGGCGTTCAGTGAGTGGCAGCGCACGCGCAACAGAGACTATTATGTAATTGGTCTGGCGTTCACCATACTGGTCATACGCCAGCTCTTCCCCTACATATTCTTTGTAATAGACTATTTAAGTGCGCAGCCCATCTCACGGTCATTCACAATCCTCGTTACTTACGCATGGGAGAACCTCTCGTTCGCAATAATGACCGGCGTCGTGATCATTAGAATGGCGCGCAGCCACCTGCGCTTTGAGAAGCTGCTAATCACTTACTTTGGCTTCGTTTTCTTGCTTGTGCTGGAGATTGTCCTGTTTGACAGGCTCCTGCCCCACAGAGACCTAATGGTCTGGACGCCGTTCATCTTCACGATGCTGAACATCGTCATACTCTCGTTCGCGATCGCCTCGTGTTATGCGCTCAGGCGGTCCATCAATCATTTTTTCAGGAAGGCTTTCTGGTTGTTTTACGTTCATCAGGTTGTCGTATTCTTCTTCTACTTCAACAAGTCGAGCTCCGTCTTCGAGTATCTCGCTGAGATGTTCCCAATTCTTGGTGCACTATTCGTGGTCCTTGCTGTATATACTTCAATACGAAACGAAATAGAGAGCAAATCTCAGCGCCTCAAGCAGTTGGATGCGACGAAGTCGAGGTTCATGGCGGTAGTTTCGCACGAGCTGAGGACGCCGCTCTCGTCGATGAAGATGTCCTATGACATGCTGTTGTCGGGTAAGCTTGGGGAGCTGACGTCGCGGCAGCATGATGCGCTTGCAGTGATTAAGAACAACGCGGATAGGCTAATAAGGATGATCGAGGAGCTCTTGGACGTCTCGAGAGTAGAGCGTGGGACGTTCAGCCTGAATCTCAAGAAGGCCAACTTGACTGAGTTTGTTCGCAAGGTCGTCAAGGAGTTCGAGAAAGGCTTGCTTAAGCGCTCTAGAGAGCTCGTGGCCGAGTTCCCGAAAGAGCCTATTCATATCCATTTCGACTCGGACAAGCTGTCTCAGGTAATAATCAATCTGCTTCATAACGGCGATCGATACAACCGTCCGGAGGGACTTCTCAAGTTCACGATCAAGGACAACCCGAAGCTTATCGTGTTTGACGTGGAGGACCAGGGCCCCGGCATACCGGCCGACAAGGTGGACGAGGTCTTCGACAGCTTCGTTCGCGCAGGCCGCGGCGCAGCTGGCAAGGGCGGCCTTGGCCTCGGCCTGCATATCGCAAAGCAGATTGTCGAGGCGCACGGGGGTTCCATTATGATCATCAAGACGTGTGAAGAGGGGACCAAGATCAGGTTCACTCTCAGCAAGGAGCTGGATTCAGGCGAAGCCGGCCGCTTGGGCGAGGAGAGTAGCAAATGACGGACTGTCTCGGGAAGATACTGGTTGTCGATGATGACGAGTCGATGCGGACCATGCTCAGTTTACTTCTTAAGGCCGAGGGCCACGAGGTTGTTGGCGCCTCGAGCGAGCGTGATGCGATTAGGCACATTCGCAAGGAGAGCTTCGACCTCGTTATCACTGACCTGAGGATGGAGAGCCATGTTTCAGGCATCGAGGTCCTAAAGAAGGTGAAGCACTTCTCTCCCCAAACGGAGGTCATAGTCGCTACGGCGTTCGGCTCAATAAAGTCCGCCATCGAGGCGACCAAACTCGGGGCCTGGGACTACATCACGACGCCTTGTGAGAACGACGAGATCCTGTTCAAGGTGAGAAAGTCGCTTGAGAGCCAGGCGGTGTCCCGGACGATCGAGTCGCTTCAGCACTTGCAGCGCGAGCAGATGGACCGGTTCAGTTACGATTCGGTAATTGGGGCGTCCAAGTCAATGAGGCGGGTCTTGGACCTGGTGCGCAAGGTCGCTCCGACCGAGGCTCGGGTCTTGCTCTTGGGCGAGAGCGGGACGGGCAAGGAGCTGTTGTCGCGGGTGATACACTACAACGGGCCGCGCTCGGGCAGCCCGTTCATTGCGCTCAACTGCGCCGCGATCCCCGAAACGCTTCTCGAATCTGAGCTCTTCGGGATCGAAAAGGGCACCGCCACCGGCGTTTCTGCCAAGCAAGGGAAGTTCGTGCAGGCCAACCAGGGCACGATCTTTCTCGACGAGATCGGGGACATGTCCCCCTCCACGCAGGCCAAGGTCCTTCGCGCTTTGCAGGAGCAGGAGTTCATGCCGCTCGGCTCGAAGCACTCTGTCAAGGTCGATGTGCGCGTTATCTCCGCGACCAATCAGGACCTGAAGCAGGCCATCAAGGAGGGCCGGTTCAGGGAGGACCTCCTGTTCAGGTTGAACGTGTTCACCATCGAGATACCACCGCTTAGGAAGCGCCGTGAGGATATTATCCCCTTGTCGGAGCACATTCTGGATAGGGGCTCGCTTGCCAAGCGAAAGAGGATAAGCGGATTTACGGAGAACGCCCAAAGGGCATTGCTGGAGTATCCGTGGCCGGGGAACGTGAGGGAGCTTGAGAACGTCATAGAGCGCGCAGCCATAGTCTGCGTTGAGGACAGCATTGATGAGGGCGACCTGGCCCTGGAGGTACAGAGCATGAACAGGCCCGACTCGAGGGGGCAGCGCCCCGTAACACTCAGGAATGTGGAACGGCAGCATATTCTCAGTGTGTTGAGGATGATGGACTTCAACAAAGCGAAGGCTGCCAGGATGCTTGGCATTAGCCGCTCGACGCTGTGGGCTAAGATGAAAGAGTTCAATCTCGACGGAGACCTGGGGTGAGCGAGCAACAGAGCAAGGCGCAGCCCGCCATTGTCGGTCAGGTTGAGAGGTTCTTGACCTATGTCCACTCAAACTCGGTGCGCACATCTCGGGAGAGCGGGCTGATCGCAAGCGAGAGCTTGCAGGAGACCGTGAGGCTGTTCGATCCAACAGCGGGCCGTTATGGCTATTTACCCGATGAGCGGTATTATCCGGAGGTCTTCTTCGTCGATACGCTCTGCCGATTCTCCGGAATGATGACCCTTCCGGATGGCGAGCTTGGCGTCTCCCAATATGGCTACTTATACCTTTCAAGGCAGCCTGACAGGCGGCTTGTGATGCTCGCATCGGCGTTTGTGAACGATTATCCGTGGGCCGTGCTGTTTCCAAGAGGCGCTCTGGCCGCCAGGATCGCCAAGCAGCGGGCAGATGCCCTCCAATTCGTTCTTAGCCTGAAGGCCGGCTCGCAGACTCAAATAGATAAATTCGCTGCCGAGCTCGGCGGCCACCTCGGGATAACCCTTGACGATAAGAATCCGCCTTATCCGAGCCTCATCCTCGAGTGGGTCCTGCGACACATCTTGATAACCCCGCTTGTGCGCCTCGGCGCGATGAGGCTTTTCAGCCAAGATGGGGCCGCTGTCAATGACATCAAGTCGGCGTCCTTGCTTGAGCTCACCGAGGCCGGCAAGGCGCTCTTGACGTTGAGGGAGGTCAGGTATGCCGGTGCGAGATAAGAGATCGGACACTGGCTCGCTCTGCGCGGTCGTCCAGGCTCGGATGGGTTCTGAGCGGTTGCCGGGCAAGACACTCTTTATGCTTGCGGGTAGGCCCGTCCTTGCCCACGTGATCGACAGGCTAAAAGCCTGCAATCTTGACTGCGTGGCTGTTGCGACGTCCGTCAGGCCAGCAGATGACGCCATAGTCAGCCTCTGCAATGAGCTCTCGGTCCAATGCGTGCGAGGCAGCGAGGACGACGTCCTGGAACGTTTCGTTGAGGCCGCCTCGGCCATCGGCGCTGAGACTATCGTCAGAGTGACCGGCGACAATCCGCTTATCGACCCCGACATCGTTGATTCCCTTGCCGATGCCATGCGCCAAGACCCCAAACTGGAATACTGCTTTGCGTCGAATGCGCCTCTGGGCGCATCTTGTGAGGCGGTGAGGCTAGATGTTCTGAGACGAGTGCAGGCGCTCTGCGATGGGGCTGAGTATCGCGAGCACGTAACTTTATTCATTCGTGAGAGGCCGGACCTGTTCTCTGTTATGGAGATAAGGTCGAGTCTGGGGATGCCCGAGCTGCGGCTAACGCTCGACACCGAGGAGGACTTCGAGATGCTCTCTGCGGTATTCGCCGAGCTGTATCATCCTGGTGAGCTCCTGGCCGTGCGGGATGTGATACGCTATTTGAAGGACCACGAAGGTATCATGCGCCTGAATCGGGACGTCAGACAACGGCGCCCGGGCAATCCAATCGTTTGAAGGATAGCTTAGTTGGAACGAGACATATCGTTTGTCATTCGGGTCTGTGATGCTGAGACCGGACTTTCTGACCTCGTGCGAGGGGTTGACGAGTCGGCCCGCAGTTCCTGCGACCAATTCGAGATTCTTATCGTGGACGACGCTAGCTCGGAGCAGACTGCGAGCGAGGCGCACTTGCTTGAGCGGGAGCTTGCGAGCGTGAGGGTGATCACTCATCCCTTCACGATCGGGTTCGGTTCTGGGATCAAGAGCGGCCTTGCCCACTCTCGTTGCCCCTGGTTGATGAACGTTCCAGCGGACGGTAGCTTCCGGCCGGGCGACATATCTAAGTTCGTCTCACAGATGGACGAACACGACCTTGTGATCGGGTATCGGCCCCTCAGATCGCGACCGCTCTGCCACAGGG containing:
- a CDS encoding sigma-54 dependent transcriptional regulator, producing the protein MTDCLGKILVVDDDESMRTMLSLLLKAEGHEVVGASSERDAIRHIRKESFDLVITDLRMESHVSGIEVLKKVKHFSPQTEVIVATAFGSIKSAIEATKLGAWDYITTPCENDEILFKVRKSLESQAVSRTIESLQHLQREQMDRFSYDSVIGASKSMRRVLDLVRKVAPTEARVLLLGESGTGKELLSRVIHYNGPRSGSPFIALNCAAIPETLLESELFGIEKGTATGVSAKQGKFVQANQGTIFLDEIGDMSPSTQAKVLRALQEQEFMPLGSKHSVKVDVRVISATNQDLKQAIKEGRFREDLLFRLNVFTIEIPPLRKRREDIIPLSEHILDRGSLAKRKRISGFTENAQRALLEYPWPGNVRELENVIERAAIVCVEDSIDEGDLALEVQSMNRPDSRGQRPVTLRNVERQHILSVLRMMDFNKAKAARMLGISRSTLWAKMKEFNLDGDLG
- a CDS encoding ATP-binding protein; the protein is MPQISTPPEAALAYQVLGLAFALFVWVMAFSEWQRTRNRDYYVIGLAFTILVIRQLFPYIFFVIDYLSAQPISRSFTILVTYAWENLSFAIMTGVVIIRMARSHLRFEKLLITYFGFVFLLVLEIVLFDRLLPHRDLMVWTPFIFTMLNIVILSFAIASCYALRRSINHFFRKAFWLFYVHQVVVFFFYFNKSSSVFEYLAEMFPILGALFVVLAVYTSIRNEIESKSQRLKQLDATKSRFMAVVSHELRTPLSSMKMSYDMLLSGKLGELTSRQHDALAVIKNNADRLIRMIEELLDVSRVERGTFSLNLKKANLTEFVRKVVKEFEKGLLKRSRELVAEFPKEPIHIHFDSDKLSQVIINLLHNGDRYNRPEGLLKFTIKDNPKLIVFDVEDQGPGIPADKVDEVFDSFVRAGRGAAGKGGLGLGLHIAKQIVEAHGGSIMIIKTCEEGTKIRFTLSKELDSGEAGRLGEESSK
- a CDS encoding glycosyltransferase family 2 protein, translating into MERDISFVIRVCDAETGLSDLVRGVDESARSSCDQFEILIVDDASSEQTASEAHLLERELASVRVITHPFTIGFGSGIKSGLAHSRCPWLMNVPADGSFRPGDISKFVSQMDEHDLVIGYRPLRSRPLCHRAGIFTVRVILRLLFGVSARETNSPKLLRKDVLRVAIIESRGFAIGSEIIIKSVLRGARICHVLLSESSVPERKIDGRHVINGLVGLLELLAFFVMRIFKLADFDPTGEDKKRVLR
- a CDS encoding glycosyltransferase family protein, whose product is MRDKRSDTGSLCAVVQARMGSERLPGKTLFMLAGRPVLAHVIDRLKACNLDCVAVATSVRPADDAIVSLCNELSVQCVRGSEDDVLERFVEAASAIGAETIVRVTGDNPLIDPDIVDSLADAMRQDPKLEYCFASNAPLGASCEAVRLDVLRRVQALCDGAEYREHVTLFIRERPDLFSVMEIRSSLGMPELRLTLDTEEDFEMLSAVFAELYHPGELLAVRDVIRYLKDHEGIMRLNRDVRQRRPGNPIV
- the rplI gene encoding 50S ribosomal protein L9, giving the protein MASVEVYLKYDIDKLGRAGERVTVKNGYARNFLIPRNLAVPVTKKSISRLDNTVQQVEARKRIELKAAQSVAEMIAELECSFVRQSGDEDRIFGSVTARDIATAIKEKGLDIDSRKIQLERPIRSLGIHQVPIRVHQDVVVELKVWVKKEEVEESSGPSQ